In Spirosoma sp. KUDC1026, the sequence ATATCAGCGTCGTTTTTCACGTCAGCAATACCAGCCGCATAGTCTACCGTTTCGTCAACATAAGGCACCTTGTTAAAGGTACGTTTCAGATCGAAATAGTAGTGGCCACGAAGAAAGCGAGCTTCTCCACCGATACGCAGTTTATCCGAAGCTGATACCGTAGCATCTGCTGTCGTTAAGGCCCGAAGCGACGAGTTAGCCCGGCTAATTCCTTCGTACATTGCCAGCCAGCGCTGGTTGATCTCGTTGTTACTCGACTGCACCTCAAACCGCATGATCGGCGTGATTGCGTTGAAGTCACCAGCATTGGAGCCTTTGTTAGCATCACCACCCAGGATACTACCATACACCCAGTTGGTCGAACTGGCGGTCTGGCTATACCCCCGACCATTCAGTTGGGCGTACGAGCTGATCAATAACCCCTCAATACCCGATTTGGTATTTAAGTTGGTGATCTGCAGCTGATTGGTTGGCGGCACGTCCAGAAACTCGTTCGAACATGCCCAGCCAAGCAGGGACAGAAGCGTCAGGCCAGTTCCTTTCGCAAGTATTTTTTTCATGTTTTTGTGTCTTAATAACAAGGATTAAACCTATTAAAGTCCTACGCTGAGGCCAGCATTGAAACTGGGTGTGATTGGGTAGTTACCTACGTCAATACCCAACAGTTGGTCATTAGCCGCACCTACACCTGGATCCAGACCACTGTATTTGGTGAGTGTTAGGATGTTGTTCGCTGCAATCGATACGCGAACCCGTTTCAGACCTATGCGATCCAGCAGACCAGTTGGCAGGGTGTAACCCAGCGTGATGTTCTGCAGACGCAGGAACGAACCGTTTTCAACATACCACGAGTTGATGGCGCCGTTGGTGCTGATGTTCGATACGTCTTCGAAAATTGGCTGGTTGGTGTTTGTGTTCGTTGGCGTCCAAGAGTTTAGAACCCGTGTGCTAACGGCGGCACCAGGGAACGATGGATAGAAGTCCGTGAACCACTTCGAGTAGTTGAGCAGGTTGTTACCCAGCGAGGTGTAGGCATACACCAGGAAGTCGAAACCTTTGTAGTCCAGCCGCAGGTTAATACCGCCCGTGAATTTAGGAACAGGGCTACCGATGAAGGTACGGTCAGCTTCGTTAACAATACCGTCGCCGTTGGTATCAGCATACCGGAAGCGACCAGCACCAGCACCAATTTGGTACGTACCGCCGGTTGCACCAGCATTGGCCCGGTTTACTTCTTCCTGCGACTGCCACAGACCAACTACTTTGTAGCCGAAGAATGAGCCCAGTGGCTGACCAGCCTGCAGACGCGTTGGCAGACCACCAATCCGGTTGGTTGGCAAACCTACGTCGAAATAATCAACACCCGGAGCCAACCCCTGAATTTCGTTCTTCAGGAAGCTTCCGTTTACGCTTACTTCGTAACCAAGACCCGACGCGCTGGTACGTCCACGTGTCGTAATCTGCAGATCGATACCCTGGTTACGCATGCTACCTACGTTGACTGAAGGCGCGCTAGCACGCGAACCAACAACACCTGGAATTGGAGCCTGGAACAGCAGGTCGCGGGTATCTTTCCGCCAGATGTCCAATACCAGATCCAGTTTACCGTTCAGGAACGTACCATCAACACCTACGTTCGTGGTTACGCTACTTTCCCATTTTGCGTTCGGGTTACCGATCCGGTTCCGGAAGAAAGCTGCTGCTGTTGAACTATTCGAACCTGCGATGTCATAGCCGTTTGCTACGTTCGATTGATACAGGCTGAATTGGTTGTTTGGATCAACGTTGTTCGAGTTACCCATAATACCATAACCACCCCGAATTTTAAGATCGGTGATGAACGGTACGTTTTTCATAAACTCTTCACCCGAAATTCGCCAAGCTGCCGAGAAAGCCGGGAATACGCCGTAACGGTTAGCCGAACCAAAGCGGGACGAACCATCGCGACGAATAACGCCCGTCAGGATATACTTATCCATCAGGATATAGTTAGCCCGACCAAAGATCGAATAGAAATTAACCCCGTTGTACAGATCACCGTTCAATACTCGGCCGCTACCCGACGTCGTGTTAAACGATACGTAGTTAGGGTCTGTCGTGAATGGGTTCTGACCCGTACCGCTGATGTTCCGGCCCGCGCCATCGTTCAGGGCTTCAATACCCGCCAGTACGTCCAGGCTATGGTCATTACCGATGCGGGTTTTATACTGAGCCGTGTTCGTAAATACCCAGTTGAAGTTGTAGCCAGCACCTTCGTTCAGCGAGAAAGCCCCGTTGTTTTCAGCATTCTCATAGCTACGCCGGTTGAAGTTTTTGTAGTAGTAATTACTGTAACCACCACCCAAGCTACTACGCAGGGTCAGGGCTGGAATCGGATCGTATTCCAGATATACGTTACCAAAGGCGCTTACGTTGAAGCTCCGGTTATTCCGGACACCATCACGAGCTGCTACCGGGTTAGCTGGGTTGTTGAACCCTTTAGCGGCCGTACCCGCGTAACCACCAAACTCATCATAGATAGGAATGATCGGTGCCATCCGGAACGCTGACAGAATAACGCTTTCTTCCTGAGCCAGTTGCTGACCGTTAGTACCTCCACCAATTTGACCCGAGTTGTTGATGTACGTCATCTGGAAGTTCTCGCCAAAACGAAGGTTCTTGATGATGTCGAACTCCGAGTTAGCCCGGATGTCATAGCGCTGGTAATCATTATATTTCAGAATACCCGCCTGCTTCTGCTGACCTAAGCTCACAAAGTAACGGCTGCTTTCCGTACCGCCCGAGAAACCCAGCGTCTGCCGCAGTAAGGGAGCATTACGAACGATAGCACCATACCAATCAGTCCCCTGCTTATTCGCCCGAACAACTTGGTAGATAGCTCCGCGGTTTGGGTCAACGTTGTAATTAGCCCGTTCTGCATTCAGGTCAACTGTACCGATAACGCCCGACCGGCCGCCTACGTTGATATAATCTGGCAACACTGGTGTATTACCCGAACCATATTGACCGCTGGCAATACCTGTATAGCTAACTGGTTGCCCAAGTGATGTTTGACGATTACGTACCGCAGCCCAGGTCCAATCAGCTTGCTGCTGAGGATTCAACACGGCGGGGGCTGTACCTGGATCGGTGAAGCCGTACAGACCATCGTACGAGATGCTCAGTTTCTGTGCTTTCCGCTGACCTTTTTTCGTGGTGATGACAATCACACCGTTAGCAGCACGCGCACCATAAATCGATGCCGATGAAGCATCTTTCAGGATCGTGGTCGACTCAACATCGTCTGGATTCAGAAACTGCGTGCTTTGCGTAGGCACCCCATCTACTACGTAGAGTGGCTGGTTACCCCCAAAGGCACCAAAACCACGTACCCGAACGGTGTTGTTAGCCCCTGGCTGACCGCTGGCAATAACCGTTACCCCGGCAACCCGGCCCTGCAACTGCGTTTCAACGTTAGCCGATGGAACAACTTTAAGATCCTGGGCTTTTACAGTGGCTACAGCACCAGTGGTTTCGCGCTTGTTATCGGTGGTATAACCTGTTACGACAACTTCCTGCAGCGCCGTTGCGTCATCCTGCAACACAATGCTGAGCGTTGTCTGGTTGCCGACGGCTACCTCCTGCGTTTTTGAACCAATGGCCGATATAACCAGCACTGGATTTGTGCCCCGAATGCTCAGGGCAAAATTACCTTCGGCATCCGTAGCTACCCCGGTCGTCGTGCCTTTCAGGACAACGTTGGCGCCGGGAACGGGGCCGTCAGCATTGGTAACACGTCCGGTAATCCGGCGGTCCTGGGCCATCGCATTCATACTCAGTAAGAGCAGAAAGACACCCAGTACTACAGACTGTAAGGTCTGGTAGAGTTTAGTGTTCATAGGGTTTGTATTATTGAGCTATAAATTTGAATCAATATTAGATTCCCTATTTTACTTTTCAAAGGTTCACTTGATCTATACGTGCAAAAGATTAGATTTATTCATAAGTTTATTAAAAAAGTATCAATTTAAAATCAGAGAAGATCAATAAAGTACCGATTAATCATTAATCCAATTTCATCCGAAAAGATCAAGCTACTCTCTCTTAACTTCTATTTACTTTTTTCAGGTTAGTTTATTAACGCTGAGTACACCTACTCCCCTCCCCTATCAGCCGCTGTATTTCCTATGGTTTTTACTTAACTACATCACAATTAACTTTGCTGCCGTTTGTTTGCTGGGTTTTGGTATCGTACAGATTATATTTTGTATTTTAGCCATCCCATTTGTTGCTTACCTATGTTTAGACGCTTTCTCTCTGTCCTTTTACTTTCTGCTTCACTTGTCTGGTCGGTTGCCGCCTGCCAGTTTTCGGAAAAACCCTTATTCAGCCTCTTACCTGCCGACGAAACCGGCATTACCTTCTCTAATCGGATTGTTGACAACGACTCATCCAGCATCCTGGATGCCGAATACTATTACAATGGTGGTGGCGTCGCTCTGGGCGATTTTAACAATGATGGGAAGACCGACGTGTTCTTCTCCGGTAATCAGGTGGCCAACCGGCTCTACCTGAACCAGGGCGATTTTAAATTCACCGACATTAGTCAGTCGGCGGGGATTGGTGGAAATGGCAAGTGGTGCTCAGGCGTTACGCTAGTCGATGTGAACAACGATGGCTGGCTGGACATCTATGTGGGCGCTACGTTAAGCAACAATGCCCGGCGCCGGGAAAATCTACTGTATGTCAACCAGGGGGCTAAAAACGGCCAGCCACCCGTTTTTCGGGAGATGGCAAAGGAATACGGGATTGCCGACGATGGACACACGACCAGTGCGGCCTTCTTTGACTATGACAATGACGGTGACCTTGATCTATATGTGTTAACGGACGTCATCGACGACTACCCGAACGCCTATAAGGCCAAGATCCTGGATGGCACCGCTCCCAACACCGACCGCCTGTATCGCAACGACTTCGACGCTAAAGCTGGCCACCCGGTTTTCACGAACGTATCGAAGCAAGCGGGTATTCTGATTGAAGGGTATGGGCTGGGGTTAAATATCACCGACATCAACCGCGACGGCTGGAAGGACATCTACGTGACCAACGACTATCTGTCCGACGATTTGCTGTATATCAACAATCGCGACGGTACGTTCACCGACCAGGCTGCCAAGTATTTCAAGCATACCAGCAACACCGCTATGGGCAACGACGTCACCGACATCAACAACGATGGACTGGTTGACGTAGTGGCACTGGACATGATGCCCCGCGACAACCGACGCAAGAAAATGCTGCTCGGGCCGAACGACTACCAGACGTACCTCAACAACGAGGAATACAAACATATGCACCAGTACGTCCGGAATACACTGCAGTTGAACCAGGGTAACCGCCCGTCCTCGAAAGCCGATTCGGCTCATCCCGTTTTCAGTGAGATCAGTCTGTTGGCTGACGTTGCCGAAACGGACTGGAGCTGGACTCCACTGGTAGCCGATTTTGATCACGATGGGTACCGCGACCTGATTGTAACCAATGGCTTCCCGAAAGATGTAACCGACCGCGATTTTATGGCCTTCCGGACCGAGAGTTCGAGCGTTGCCGGACGGGCCTTCACCATCGATCAGATCCCTGAGGTCAAAATCAGCAATTACGCGTTCCGCAATAACGGCAGCCGTCAGCCCGGTGCCCTGACGTTCGAGAATGTCACGCAGAACTGGGGAGTCAACAATCCGTCCTTTTCGAACGGCGCGGCTTACGGCGATCTGGACAACGACGGCGACCTGGACTATATCGTCAACAACATCAACGATTCGGCCTTTGTCTACCGAAATAACCTGGTTGAAAGCAAGCCCGAAAAAGCGAATTACCTGCGGGTGAAATTCGTCGGAGCAGCGCAGAACCGGATGGGACTGGGTGCTTTTGTCGAACTGGACTATGGCCCGGGCAAGCAGCATCAGGTGTACGAACATAGCCCCTACCGGGGGTATCTGTCAACGGTTGAGCCTGTTGCGCATTTTGGTCTGGGCGGGGCTACGACCATTGACGAGGTACGTATCATCTGGCCTGCGCACAACGGTGAGCCTGCTCGTCAGCAGACGCTCCGCAACGTAAAAGCCAATCAGATTCTGACTGCTGATATCCGTAACGCCCGCGAACCGCTGAGTCGTCCGGCCCAGCCCAAGACTCAGTTCACGGAAGTGACCGACTCGCTGGGGATTGCCTTTATGCACCAGGAACCCGAGTACATTGACTTCAACGTACAGAAACTGCTCCCGCACAAGTTTTCGCAGTACGGCCCGGCGGTAGCGGTGGGAGATGTCAACGGCGATGGGTTCGACGATATTTTTCTGGGTGGCTCCCGGACCAAGAAAGGGCTTTTTCTGTTACAGACGGCCCAGGGATCGTTCACCGAAAAAGATCTGCTACCCACATCTCCATCCCTTCCGGGTCAGACCGACGGTAAGCCGGAAGAGGACATGGGAACGCTACTGTTCGACGCAGACGGCGATGGTGACCTGGATCTCTACGTGGCCAGCGGCAGCAGCGAAGGCAATGCCAATACGCCTGTTTTTCAGGATCGACTCTACATCAACGATGGTAAGGGCAGCTTTACGCTGGCAGCGCAGGCTTTGCCGGTAAATACAACCAGTAAATCCTGCGTAAAAGCGGTGGATTTTGACCGCGATGGTGATCTGGATCTATTTGTTGGCGGCCGGGTTGAACCCGATCATTATCCAAAACCCGTATCGAGCTGCATCCTGCGGAACGATTCCAAACCAGGCCAGCCCCGTTTCACGGACGTAACGAAAACTGTAGCCCCCGAGCTGACAAACATCGGTCTGATCTGCGACGCGCTCTGGACTGACCCCGACAACGATGGCTGGCCCGATCTCCTCCTCTCGGGCGAGTTCATGCCGCTGACGCTGCTGAAGAACAAAGCGGGAAAACTCACGAAAACTACCTGTGGGCTGGATGCGCAAAAAGGCTGGTGGAATTCCCTTGTAGCCGGTGATTTTGACCGCGATGGCGACATTGACTACGTAGCGGGTAACCTGGGACTGAACGCCCGGATGCGCGCCAGCGACCGGGAGCCAGTGCGGGTTTACGCCAGCGATTTTGACAATAACGGATTCTACGACGTGATTCCGACAATTTTTATTCCCGATGAGAACGGGGCCAGCCGGGAGTTTACTTTCCACGGGCGTGAGGATCTGATCAAACAAATGATCACCATGCGTCGCCGGTTCCCGATGTTCAAGGACTTTTCTCAGGCCAGCATCGACAAGCTTTTGACGCCCGAAGAACGGCAAAGCGCGCTGGTGCTGGAAGCCAACTACATGCAGTCGGCCTACGTAGAGAACAAGGGCGATGGGACGTTCGTACTACATCCCCTACCCATCCAGGCGCAGCTGGCCCCAATTTTCGGGATGGTTGCCGAAGACGTTGACCGCGACGGAAAGCTGGATGTTTTGCTGGTGGGGAACGACTACGGCGGGGAAGTCCTGTCGGGGCGCTACGATGCCCTCAACGGCCTTTATCTGAAGGGCGACGGAAAAGGTGGTTTCGCGGCTCAGCCGCTTGCCAGCAGCGGGTTTTACGTACCGGGCAACGCCAAAGGGCTGGCCCAACTCACCGACGCCAAAGGGCGCGAGTTAGTCATTGCGACGCAGAACCGGGGGCCGCTCTGCGTCTTTCGCAACAGCAATCCGGTGCCCAGCGTGCGCCTGCGCCCAGCCGACGTATCGGCGCTGCTGACCTTCCCTGATGGTAAGAAACAGAAAGTAGAATTTACGTACGGCAGTTCATTTATGTCCCAGTCGGCCCGGGTCCTGTTCATTGATCCGCAGGTAAAATCAATCGAGATCAGCGACGCGAAAGGAAATAAACGTCAGGAGATTGGCTCTGATAGGCTGGTCAAACGCTAACAAAAAAGCCGCCCCGACTATCGGGCCGGCTTTTGCTTGTAAATAAATAATCCAAACTGGTTTAGATTATTTACCCCTAAATCCCCTGAAGGGGACTTCTCTCGTATGTAGACAAAGTTCTCTTTGGGGGATTTAGGGGTTATGAGCTTTACTCTAAGGTAATCTCACTGATCTTCTTATTACTACGTAAGCCGTTTTATGCTTCGGCCTGTTCTGCCTCCGCAGTCACCTCGGTCAGCGGCCTCAGATTACGCTGCTCTTCGCCGTTGAAGGGAAACACATCCAGAATTTTGGTGGTATTCACATCAGTGATTTCAAAAGGGTCCAGCGAAGTTTTCAGGCTGTATTCCACCCGTTCGTAAGCCTGTTTGGGGTTCTGGGCGTTGATAAGCATGTTGCTGGGCGTTTTCTTTTGTTTGCCCGTTTTCTCATCTTCCAAAATATACATGGCTTTCACCTTATACCAGACGGTCAGCCGCGCTGTTTCGCCCCCGTCTTCTTCGTTGAAGAATACATCGGCGAGCTGCATCCGGCTGATGTTAGTGATTTCAAAATCGGGTGTATTGGCCGCAATCTCCTGATACAGCCGGGCTTCAGCCTCGGTATAGGAAACGGCATCAACCAGATACGCTTCCGTAACGGTTTTCTGTTTGATAAACTCTTCGTTCCGCGTGCCGACATTCGAGTCGTCAATGGGCTGCTGATAGCGAATTTTACCGAGGAACCAGTTTGGCATGTTTGCGTGATTTAGTCTATAAAGAAAACAAGAAAAAGTGGGCGAAGGTGCCTAAAAAACGGCAATTTCCCAGCTTTTTGCGCAAGAAGATCAGCCAGCGCAGCACCAGCAATACGGGTCCGTAAGCCAGCAAAAAGCCCCGTCTTCCTGAGACGGGGCTTTTCTGTTTCGGCGTTTTCGTCTAGAGAATCAGACCACTTCGGCGGAGCATTGCTTTCGGTGATGGCTCGCGGCCCCGGAATTTTTTATACAATTCCATCGGACGCTCGCTGCCGCCTTTTTCGAGTACGTTCTTCCGGAAACTATCGGCGGCCGTTTTATTGGTCAGACCACCGTTTTCCTTGAAGAACTCGAACGCATCGGCGTCCAGCACTTCACTCCATTTATAGCTGTAGTAACCCGCCGAGTAGCCCCCTGCGAAAATGTGCGAGAAGGCCGGGCTGAAGGCGACGCCCTCTACGCGGGGGAACAGGTTCGTCAGGGAGTCTACTTTATTTTCAACGTCCGAGATACTCTCGCCGGTTGGTTTCTGGCCGTGGTAGTACATGTCGACCATACCAAACCGCAGCTGACGCAGATTAGCCAGGCCGGCCAGGAAGTTCTGGCTCGCGCGAATCTTCTCGATTAACTCGTTCGGGATCACTTCGCCAGTCTGGTAGTGTTTGGCAAACAGTTTCAGTGCTTCAGGATCATAGCACCAGTTTTCCATTACCTGCGAAGGCAGTTCCACAAAATCGCGGGGCACGCTCGTGCCGCTCAGACTTTCATAGTTACCGTTAGCCAACATACCGTGCAATCCGTGGCCGAACTCGTGGAAGAGCGTCGTCACCTCATAGAAGGTCAGCAGCGAAGGCTTCGTGTCCGTGGGCCGGGTGAAGTTACAGACGTTGATGATATGCGGCCGTACGTTCTGACCCTTTTCGACTTTCTGCCCCTGCAGATCGTTCATCCAGGCACCGCTCCGTTTCCCGGCGCGGGGGAAATAATCGCCGTAGAACACAGCCAGGAACTTCCCGTCCTTATCAAATACGTCGAAGGTTTTCACCTCAGCGTTATAAACCGGAATGTCCTTTCGCTCCTTGAACGTAATGCCATACAGTTTATTCGCTACCGTAAAAGCACCATTCAGGACGTTTTCAAGTTTGAAATACGGCTTCAGGGTTTCGTCGTCGAGGTCATATTTTTCTTTCTTCAGCTTCTCGGCGTAGTAACTGTTGTCCCAGGCCTGTAGCTTGTCGTCGGTGAAACCGTTCGCTTTGGCATACGTCGTCAGTTCACCCAGTTGCTTCTCGGCGGCCGGGCGGGCATAACCCACCAGTTCATCCAGGAAGCTCTGTACTTTGCTGCGCGAACCGGCCATGCTTTCTTCCAGCACAAAATCGGCGTGGGTCGGATACCCCAGCAGATTAGCCCGCTCGTACCGCAGTTTTACAATCTTGTCGATGATGGCCGAGTTGTCGTTCTTGTCGCCGTGAAAACCGCGTCCGTTGAAAGCCATATACAGCTGCTTACGCAACTCCCGGTTGTCGGCATATTGCATGAACGGACCGTAGCTGGGGGCCTGTAGGGAAAAGACGTATCCCTCTTTGCCCTTCTGTTTCGCCGTTGCTTTGGCCGCTTCGACAACGTAATCGGGCAGACCGGCCAGGTCTTTTTCGTCGGTCACGAGCATGGTGTACTCGTTTGTTTCGTTCAGGACGTTTTCACCGAACTGGAGCGACAGCTGCGACAGTTCTTTGTCGATAGCCCGCAGCCGTTCCTTGCCTTTTTCGTCCAGGTTGGCTCCGTTACGCGAAAAGCGTTTGTACGCTTTTTCGAGCAGCATTGCACTTTCAGGATCAAGCTTCAGTTTCTCCCGTTGGTCATACACCGTCTTGATGCGTGCGAACAGCTTCTCGTTCAGGGTAATGTCGTTGCCGTACTCACTCAGCATCGGCGATACTTCCTTCACGATCGCCTGGATCTCGGGCGAAGTTTCGGCGCTGTTCAGATTAAACAGCACAGATGTTACTTTGCCCAGTTGTTCACCCGACTGTTCCAAAGCGACAATCGTATTCTCGAACGTTGGCTTGGCGGCATTCTTAACAATAGCCTCTACCTCTTTCCGACCCTGCTCCAGGCCATCTTTGATGGCAGGCAGGTAATCGTCATTCTTGATCTTGTCAAAAGGGGCCGTCTGATGGGGTGTCGTGTACGGCGCTAAGAAAGGATTCTGGTTCATTTTGGATTTAGCCGACGCTGACTGGGCTATCGCGGTGGTAGGCATCAGCACTGAAGCCGACACGACCGTAGCGATGGCCGCCAGTACCCCGCCGGTTTTCATGAGTTGTCGATGTATCAACATTGCAAATTGCGAAATGAGTTTCCCGGAAAAATACGAAACAATTGGCGCGTTGCCAATGGGCAGCTTAGTCAACGGCCGAAAGTCGGGTCGAACGGCAATGGATTCAGGCTAGCGGTACTATTTGCCGGTTCAGCTACCGGTTTTCTCAGTTGGCTATTCTGGTAGACTGATCGACAGCAGCCGTGCCTATCTTTGTCACGTTACGTTCTACATTTATGGCCATTCCCGATCCTTCAACCGTATTTCCGCTGGCTGGCTACGACCGGCTGTGCTTTCTGAAAAACGTCGTCAACCACCCGCAAATCAGCATTGGTGACTACACGTATTACGATGATTTCGACTCGGTCGAGAATTTTCAGAAGAACGTTCGTTACCTATTCGACTTCACCGGCGATCGGCTGACCATCGGCAAATTCTGCATGATTGCGTCGGGTGTAGAGTTTATTATGAACGGCGCGAATCACCTGGTCAACGCCGTCACTTCGTATCCATTTGCCATTTTTGGCGGAGACTGGGCCAACGCCATGGACGGGAAATCGTATCCTACCAAAGGCGATACGGTCATTGGAAACGATGTCTGGATTGGCTACCGGGCCTCCATCCTGCCCGGCGTGACTATCGGCGACGGGAGTATTATTGGCTCATACTCGGTCGTTACGCGCGACGTACCGCCCTACAGCATTGTCGGTGGAAATCCCGCCAGGGTGATTCGTTCCCGATTTGACGAAGCCACCAGAACAGCTCTGCTGGCCACCCGCTGGTGGGACTGGCCGATTGACA encodes:
- a CDS encoding SusC/RagA family TonB-linked outer membrane protein, giving the protein MNTKLYQTLQSVVLGVFLLLLSMNAMAQDRRITGRVTNADGPVPGANVVLKGTTTGVATDAEGNFALSIRGTNPVLVISAIGSKTQEVAVGNQTTLSIVLQDDATALQEVVVTGYTTDNKRETTGAVATVKAQDLKVVPSANVETQLQGRVAGVTVIASGQPGANNTVRVRGFGAFGGNQPLYVVDGVPTQSTQFLNPDDVESTTILKDASSASIYGARAANGVIVITTKKGQRKAQKLSISYDGLYGFTDPGTAPAVLNPQQQADWTWAAVRNRQTSLGQPVSYTGIASGQYGSGNTPVLPDYINVGGRSGVIGTVDLNAERANYNVDPNRGAIYQVVRANKQGTDWYGAIVRNAPLLRQTLGFSGGTESSRYFVSLGQQKQAGILKYNDYQRYDIRANSEFDIIKNLRFGENFQMTYINNSGQIGGGTNGQQLAQEESVILSAFRMAPIIPIYDEFGGYAGTAAKGFNNPANPVAARDGVRNNRSFNVSAFGNVYLEYDPIPALTLRSSLGGGYSNYYYKNFNRRSYENAENNGAFSLNEGAGYNFNWVFTNTAQYKTRIGNDHSLDVLAGIEALNDGAGRNISGTGQNPFTTDPNYVSFNTTSGSGRVLNGDLYNGVNFYSIFGRANYILMDKYILTGVIRRDGSSRFGSANRYGVFPAFSAAWRISGEEFMKNVPFITDLKIRGGYGIMGNSNNVDPNNQFSLYQSNVANGYDIAGSNSSTAAAFFRNRIGNPNAKWESSVTTNVGVDGTFLNGKLDLVLDIWRKDTRDLLFQAPIPGVVGSRASAPSVNVGSMRNQGIDLQITTRGRTSASGLGYEVSVNGSFLKNEIQGLAPGVDYFDVGLPTNRIGGLPTRLQAGQPLGSFFGYKVVGLWQSQEEVNRANAGATGGTYQIGAGAGRFRYADTNGDGIVNEADRTFIGSPVPKFTGGINLRLDYKGFDFLVYAYTSLGNNLLNYSKWFTDFYPSFPGAAVSTRVLNSWTPTNTNTNQPIFEDVSNISTNGAINSWYVENGSFLRLQNITLGYTLPTGLLDRIGLKRVRVSIAANNILTLTKYSGLDPGVGAANDQLLGIDVGNYPITPSFNAGLSVGL
- a CDS encoding FG-GAP-like repeat-containing protein, with protein sequence MFRRFLSVLLLSASLVWSVAACQFSEKPLFSLLPADETGITFSNRIVDNDSSSILDAEYYYNGGGVALGDFNNDGKTDVFFSGNQVANRLYLNQGDFKFTDISQSAGIGGNGKWCSGVTLVDVNNDGWLDIYVGATLSNNARRRENLLYVNQGAKNGQPPVFREMAKEYGIADDGHTTSAAFFDYDNDGDLDLYVLTDVIDDYPNAYKAKILDGTAPNTDRLYRNDFDAKAGHPVFTNVSKQAGILIEGYGLGLNITDINRDGWKDIYVTNDYLSDDLLYINNRDGTFTDQAAKYFKHTSNTAMGNDVTDINNDGLVDVVALDMMPRDNRRKKMLLGPNDYQTYLNNEEYKHMHQYVRNTLQLNQGNRPSSKADSAHPVFSEISLLADVAETDWSWTPLVADFDHDGYRDLIVTNGFPKDVTDRDFMAFRTESSSVAGRAFTIDQIPEVKISNYAFRNNGSRQPGALTFENVTQNWGVNNPSFSNGAAYGDLDNDGDLDYIVNNINDSAFVYRNNLVESKPEKANYLRVKFVGAAQNRMGLGAFVELDYGPGKQHQVYEHSPYRGYLSTVEPVAHFGLGGATTIDEVRIIWPAHNGEPARQQTLRNVKANQILTADIRNAREPLSRPAQPKTQFTEVTDSLGIAFMHQEPEYIDFNVQKLLPHKFSQYGPAVAVGDVNGDGFDDIFLGGSRTKKGLFLLQTAQGSFTEKDLLPTSPSLPGQTDGKPEEDMGTLLFDADGDGDLDLYVASGSSEGNANTPVFQDRLYINDGKGSFTLAAQALPVNTTSKSCVKAVDFDRDGDLDLFVGGRVEPDHYPKPVSSCILRNDSKPGQPRFTDVTKTVAPELTNIGLICDALWTDPDNDGWPDLLLSGEFMPLTLLKNKAGKLTKTTCGLDAQKGWWNSLVAGDFDRDGDIDYVAGNLGLNARMRASDREPVRVYASDFDNNGFYDVIPTIFIPDENGASREFTFHGREDLIKQMITMRRRFPMFKDFSQASIDKLLTPEERQSALVLEANYMQSAYVENKGDGTFVLHPLPIQAQLAPIFGMVAEDVDRDGKLDVLLVGNDYGGEVLSGRYDALNGLYLKGDGKGGFAAQPLASSGFYVPGNAKGLAQLTDAKGRELVIATQNRGPLCVFRNSNPVPSVRLRPADVSALLTFPDGKKQKVEFTYGSSFMSQSARVLFIDPQVKSIEISDAKGNKRQEIGSDRLVKR
- a CDS encoding DUF4494 domain-containing protein, yielding MPNWFLGKIRYQQPIDDSNVGTRNEEFIKQKTVTEAYLVDAVSYTEAEARLYQEIAANTPDFEITNISRMQLADVFFNEEDGGETARLTVWYKVKAMYILEDEKTGKQKKTPSNMLINAQNPKQAYERVEYSLKTSLDPFEITDVNTTKILDVFPFNGEEQRNLRPLTEVTAEAEQAEA
- a CDS encoding M3 family metallopeptidase → MNQNPFLAPYTTPHQTAPFDKIKNDDYLPAIKDGLEQGRKEVEAIVKNAAKPTFENTIVALEQSGEQLGKVTSVLFNLNSAETSPEIQAIVKEVSPMLSEYGNDITLNEKLFARIKTVYDQREKLKLDPESAMLLEKAYKRFSRNGANLDEKGKERLRAIDKELSQLSLQFGENVLNETNEYTMLVTDEKDLAGLPDYVVEAAKATAKQKGKEGYVFSLQAPSYGPFMQYADNRELRKQLYMAFNGRGFHGDKNDNSAIIDKIVKLRYERANLLGYPTHADFVLEESMAGSRSKVQSFLDELVGYARPAAEKQLGELTTYAKANGFTDDKLQAWDNSYYAEKLKKEKYDLDDETLKPYFKLENVLNGAFTVANKLYGITFKERKDIPVYNAEVKTFDVFDKDGKFLAVFYGDYFPRAGKRSGAWMNDLQGQKVEKGQNVRPHIINVCNFTRPTDTKPSLLTFYEVTTLFHEFGHGLHGMLANGNYESLSGTSVPRDFVELPSQVMENWCYDPEALKLFAKHYQTGEVIPNELIEKIRASQNFLAGLANLRQLRFGMVDMYYHGQKPTGESISDVENKVDSLTNLFPRVEGVAFSPAFSHIFAGGYSAGYYSYKWSEVLDADAFEFFKENGGLTNKTAADSFRKNVLEKGGSERPMELYKKFRGREPSPKAMLRRSGLIL
- a CDS encoding CatB-related O-acetyltransferase; translation: MAIPDPSTVFPLAGYDRLCFLKNVVNHPQISIGDYTYYDDFDSVENFQKNVRYLFDFTGDRLTIGKFCMIASGVEFIMNGANHLVNAVTSYPFAIFGGDWANAMDGKSYPTKGDTVIGNDVWIGYRASILPGVTIGDGSIIGSYSVVTRDVPPYSIVGGNPARVIRSRFDEATRTALLATRWWDWPIDRITRYAAYLTGPATDFLNALANDQ